The window GGTCCACCTGCTGGCCGCCTATGTCTACAGCCTGTCCCACGGTAACGACAAGCCCGCCGAATAAGCCCGGCTTGGCGCAATGAACAAGGCCCCGCCGGTGCAGACCGACGGGGCCTTTTCATTGTGCGGCCTCTCCACGGGCGGCGAAATCGGACCGTTCCAGCCACGGGTTTGACCTATAGTCAATTGATCTGCGTCATGCTTTGTTACATTCGCTACACCATCCCGGGCTTTCACCCAACGCGACCAAAGGTCGCACCCTTCAGGCCGGGTCAGAGGCGTATCATTGAGCCACTGCACTAAGCTTCAGACAGCTACCCGATCACGGTCGGCACGTACTGACCGAGACATTTTCCCCCTGCCGTGGGATGCAATGATGAGCAATCAGATTCCGGTACACGACGTTACGCCACCTGCCAAGAAACCGAACAACACCGTCGACCTCTACGCCTCGCGCGAAAAAATCTACACCCGAGCTTTCACCGGCCTGTTCCGCAACCTGCGGATGGCGGGCGGCGCCCTGCTGTTCCTGCTCTACTTCGGCACGGTCTGGCTCGACTGGGGGGGGCACCAGGCCGTCTGGTGGAACCTGCCGGAACGCAAGTTCTTCATCTTCGGCGCGACCTTCTGGCCGCAGGACTTCATCCTGCTGTCGGGCATGCTGATCATCGCCGCCTTCGGCCTGTTTTTCATCACCGTATACGCCGGGCGCATCTGGTGCGGCTATACCTGCCCGCAAAGCGTCTGGACCTGGATCTTCATGTGGTGCGAGAAGGTCACCGAGGGTGACCGCAACCAGCGCATCAAGCTCGACAAGGCGCCGATGAGCGCCAACAAGTTCCTGCGCAAGTTCAGCAAGCACAGCCTGTGGCTGCTGATCGGCTTCGTCACCGGCATGACCTTCGTCGGCTACTTCTCGCCGATCCGCCAGCTGGTGATCGACTTCTTCACCGGCCAGGCCGATGGCTGGTCGTACTTCTGGGTCGGCTTCTTCACCCTCGCCACCTATGGCAACGCCGGCTGGCTGCGCGAGCAGGTGTGCATCTACATGTGCCCCTATGCACGCTTCCAGAGCGTGATGTTCGACAAGGACACCCTGATCGTCTCCTATGACCCGCGCCGTGGCGAGAGCCGTGGTCCGCGCAAGAAAGGCGCCGACTACAAGGCCCAGGGCCTGGGCGACTGCATCGACTGCACGATGTGCGTGCAGGTCTGCCCGACCGGCATCGACATCCGCGACGGCCTGCAGATCGAATGCATCGGCTGCGCGGCCTGCATCGATGCCTGCGACAGCATCATGGACAAGATGGAGTACCCACGCGGGCTGATCAGCTACACCACCGAGCACAATCTGTCCGGGCAGAAGACCCATAAGCTGCGCCCTCGGCTGATTGGCTACGCGGTAGTGCTGCTGGCGATGATCAGCCTGCTGATCACTGCCTTCCTCATGCGCCCGCTGGTCGGTTTCGACGTCAGCAAGGACCGCGTACTCTATCGCGAGAACGCCGAGGGCCGGATCGAGAACGTCTACAGCCTGAAGATCATGAACAAGGATCAGCGCGATCACACCTACGTGCTCGATGCCGCCGGCCTGCCGGACCTGCGCCTGCAGGGGCGGCGCGAAATCCGCGTGCCGGCCGGGGAGATCTTCAGCATGCCGGTCGAGCTGTCCAGTTCTCCCGATCAACTGCCGTCGAGCACCAACGAGGTGAAGTTCATCCTCAAGGATGCCGATGACGACAGCGTCCACGTCGAAGCCAAGAGCCGGTTCATCGGCCCGCAAATCCGCTAAGGGAATCAACCATGTCCGTCGCAACCGCCACCAGCCCCTGGTACAAGCACCTCTGGCCCTGGATCATCATCGGCATCCTGGCCTGTTCGGTGACCCTGACCCTGTCGATGGTGACCATCGCGGTGAAGAACCCGGACAACCTGGTCAACGACAACTACTACGAGGCCGGCAAGGGCATCAACCGCTCGCTGGATCGCGAGCTGCTGGCCCAGTCGCTGAAGATGCGCGCCAACGTGCACTTCGACGAAGTGACCGGTGAAGTCGACCTGCGCCTGAGCGGCGACAGCCAACCGGCCACGCTGGAACTGAACCTGATCTCGCCGACCCAGCCGGAAAAGGACCGCAAGGTCAGCCTCAACCGCAGCCAGACCGAACAGGGCCGCTACATCGGCCAGTTGAACGACAGGATCGAAGGCCGGCGTTTCGTCGAGCTGCTGGGTACCCAGGGCGACAAGACCTGGCGCCTGTTCGAGGAAGAACAGGTCAGCCAGGACCGCGACGTACTGCTGGGCGACGAACCGCTCAAGGGTGCCGAAGACCTCGACAACTGACAGTAGCAAGTCGGTAAGCCTGCAACGGCTGTTATGCTTCTGTGGCGAGCGGGCTTGCCCGCGCTGGGGCGCACAGCGGCCCTGAAGCCTGCCACCGCGTTGTGCCTGACACGAAGCGCAGCTGATTTTGGGGCTGCTCTGCAGCCCAGCGCGGGCAAGCCCGCTCACCACAAAAGCTCGCTCATAATGAGATGCTGAACACCACCAAAGCTTCACTGGAATCGATCTCCCCATCGACATGACCACCCCACTCCCCTGTTACCACTGCGCCCTGCCCGTTCCCTCGGGCAGCCGCTTCACCGCCGCAGTGCTGGGCGAGACGCGCGAATTCTGCTGTCCGGGCTGCCAGGCCGTGGCCGAGGCCATCGTTGCCGGCGGCCTGGAGCACTACTACAGCCATCGCAGCGAAACCTCCGCCAACCCGGACGCGCTACCGGTGCAGCTACCGGATGAACTGGCCCTCTACGACCGCGCCGATGTGCAGCAACCCTTCGTCCGCCATGACGGCGAGCTCGCCGAAACCACCCTGCTGATCGAGGGCATCAGTTGCGCGGCCTGCGGCTGGCTGATCGAAAAGCACCTGCGCAACCTGCCGGCCGTGGCCGAGGCGCGGCTGAACCTGTCCAACCACCGGCTGCAGGTCAGTTGGTCCGACAGCCAACTGCCCCTGAGCAGCCTGCTGGCCGAGCTGCGGCAGATCGGTTATGCCGCGCACCCCTACCAGCCCGACCGCGCCAGCGAACAGTTGGCCAGCGAGAACCGCAAGTCCCTGCGCCAACTGGGCGTGGCCGGACTGCTGTGGTTCCAGGCGATGATGGCGACCATGGCGACCTGGCCGGAATTCAACATCGACCTGAGCCCCGAGCTGCATGTCATCCTGCGCTGGGTCGCACTGTTCCTGACCACCCCGATCGTGTTCTACAGCTGTGCACCGTTCTTCCGGGGTGCCCTGCGCGACCTGCGCACCCGCCACCTGACCATGGATGTCTCGGTCTCGCTGGCGATCGGCAGCGCCTACTGCGCCGGGATCTGGACCTCGATCACCGGCGTCGGCGAGCTGTACTTCGATGCGGTGGGCATGTTCGCGCTGTTCCTGCTGGCTGGCCGCTACCTCGAACGTCGCGCCCGCGAGCGCACGGCAGCAGCCACCGCGCAACTGGTCAACCTGCTGCCGGCGTCCTGCCTGCGCCTGCAGGCAGATGGCCAGAGCGAGCGCATCCTGCTCGACGAACTGCGCCTGGGCGACCAGGTGCTGGTGCATCCCGGCGCGGTGCTGCCAGCTGACGGCCGGATCCTGCAAGGCCAGTCGAGCATCGACGAGTCGCTGCTGACCGGCGAGTACCTGCCACAACCGCGCGGCCCGGGCGATACGGTCACTGCCGGCACGCTGAACGTCGAAGGCGCGCTGACGGTCGAAATCCTCGCCCTCGGCCAGGACACCCGGCTGTCGGCCATCGTCCGCCTGCTGGAACGCGCCCAGAGCGAGAAACCGCGCCTGGCGGAAATCGCCGACCGCGCCTCGCAATGGTTTCTGCTGCTGTCGCTGATCGCCGCCGCCGCCATCGGCCTGCTCTGGTGGCAGGTCGACGCACAGCGGGCATTCTGGATCGTCCTCGCCATGCTGGTGGCGACCTGTCCCTGTGCGTTGTCACTGGCGACGCCAACGGCACTCACCGCCGCCACCGGCACCCTGCACAAGCTGGGCCTGCTGCTGACCCGCGGCCATGTGCTCGAAGGGCTGAACCAGATCGACACGGTGATCTTCGACAAGACCGGCACCCTCACCGAAGGCCGCCTCGCATTGCGCGCCATCCACCCGCTGGGGACACTGGACAGCGAACGCTGCCTGGCCCTGGCCGCCGCCCTGGAGAACCGTTCCGAACACCCGATCGCCAAGGCCTTCGGCCGTGCGCCGCAAGCTGCCGAGGACGTCCAGAGCACACCCGGCAGCGGCCTGGAAGGCCAGGTCGGCGAGCTGACCCTGCGGATCGGCCGCGCGGACTTCGTCTGCGCCCTCAGTGGCTGCGCCATTCCGCCTTCGCCGGATGCTGCCGGACAGTGGCTGCTGCTGGGTGATCGCCAGGGCGCGCTGGCCTGGTTCGTCCTCGACGACCGGCTGCGCAGCGATGCCCCGGACCTGCTCGAGGCCTGCCGGGCGCGTGGCTGGCGGACCCTGCTGCTGTCAGGCGACAGCTCGCCGATGGTCGCCGATGTCGCCAGGCAACTGGGAATCGACGAAGCCCGCGGCGGCCTGGGCCCGGACGACAAGTTGCAGGTGCTCAAGCAGTTGCAACTGCAAGGCCGCAAGGTGCTGATGCTCGGCGACGGGGTCAACGATGTGCCCGTGCTGGCTGCCGCCGACATCAGCGTCGCCATGGGTTCGGCCACCGACCTGGCCAAGACCAGCGCCGATGCGGTGCTGCTGTCCAACCGACTGGACGCCCTGGTGCAGGCCTTCGACCTGGCCCGCCGAACCCGCCGGGTAATCATCGAGAACCTGGCCTGGGCGGCACTGTACAATGGCCTCATGTTGCCGTTCGCGGCCCTCGGCTGGATCACGCCGGTGTGGGCGGCTGTCGGCATGTCCATCAGTTCGTTGACCGTGGTCCTGAATGCGTTGCGGCTCACTCGCCTGCCCGCCTCGAAGGCCGACCACGCCCTGACCGAAACCCGCCCGCAACCGGCCTGAGCCGGGTGGGCCTGGAGCAAAGATGCCAGCACTCTACGTGATGATTCCGGCGGCGCTGCTGATCGTCGCCATCGCCGTCTACATCTTCTTCTGGGCGGTGGACAGCGGCCAGTACGACGACCTCGACGGCCCGGCCCACAGCATCCTGTTCGACGACCAGGATCCGAACCACAAGGCGGCCATCGACGAAGCCGACGGCACCGCCAGCGACCACGACCGGCGGACGCCACCTCATGCTTGAACTGGCGCCACTGCTGGTTTCGGCGGTGATCCTTGGCCTGCTCGGCGGTGGCCATTGCCTGGGCATGTGCGGCGGCCTGATGGGCGCCCTGACCCTGGCGATCCCCAGGGAACAGCGCGCACGACGCCTGCGCCTGCTGCTGGCCTACAACCTGGGGCGGGTGCTCAGCTATGCGGCCGCCGGGCTGCTGACCGGGCTGGCCGGCTGGGCAGTGGCCAGCAGCCCGGCGGCGACCGCGTTGCGGGTGCTGGCCGGCCTGCTGCTGATCACCATGGGCCTGTACCTGGCCGGCTGGTGGAGCGGCCTGACCCGCCTTGAAAGCCTGGGACGCGGCCTCTGGCGACAGATCCAGCCGATCGCCAATCGCCTGCTGCCGGTGTCGACGCTGCCCCGCGCACTGCTGCTCGGCGCACTCTGGGGCTGGCTGCCCTGCGGCCTGGTCTACAGCACCCTGCTATGGGCGGCGAGCCGCGGCAATGCGCTCGACAGCGCACTGCTGATGCTCGCCTTCGGTCTGGGCACCTGGCCGGTGCTGTTGGCGACCGGACTGGCGGCGGAACGGGTCACGGCCCTGCTGCGCAAACGCAGCGTGCGCCTGGGCGGCGGCCTGCTGGTGATGCTGTTCGGGTTGTGGACCCTGCCTGGCCCGCACCAGCATTGGCTGATGGGGCACTGAGCCCGCTTTCGGCCAAACAGGCTGGGATACTTGTGTGGCGAGCGGGCTTGCCCGCGCTGGGTCGCGCAGCCCCCTGAAACCTGCTACCGCTCTTTACCTGACACAACACCCTGGCTGGTCCTGGGGCTGCTTTGCAGCCCAGCGCGGGCAAGCCCGCTCGCCACAGGAGCCCGCGCCAAAACCTGCCGCGGGCCTGTTGCCCTCACCCCTGAAACAGCCCGGGCCGCCGTTGATACAAATCAACATGGCCCTTGCGCGATCCCCCTAGACTCGAGGCATTGCAGCCAATCCGGGGGAATGCCCGCATGCTCGACGCCATTCGTTGGGACTCTGATCTTATTCATCGCTACGACCTGGCGGGACCGCGCTACACCTCCTACCCCACCGCCGTACAATTCAACAGCCAGGTCGGCACCTTCGACCTGTTGCACGCCCTGCGCGACAGCCGCAAGGCTTCGCGGCCACTGTCGCTGTACGTGCACGTGCCGTTCTGCGCGAACATCTGCTACTACTGCGCCTGCAACAAGGTCATCACCAAGGACCGCGGCCGCGCCCAGCCCTACCTGCAGCGCCTGGAACAGGAAATCCAGCTGGTGGCCTGCCACCTCGACCCGAACCAGACAGTCGAGCAACTGCACTTTGGCGGCGGCACGCCGACCTTTCTCAGCCATGACGAGCTGCGCCAGCTGATGGCCCGGCTGCGCCAGCACTTCAACCTGCTGGACGATGATTCCGGCGACTATGGCATCGAGATCGACCCGCGGGAAGCCGACTGGTCGACCATGGGCCTGCTGCGCGAGCTGGGCTTCAACCGGATCAGCATCGGCCTGCAGGACCTGGACCCGAACGTGCAGCGAGCGGTCAATCGCCTGCAAAGCCTGGATGAAACCCGCGCGGTGATCGAGGCGGCGCGGACCCTGCAGTTCCGCTCGATCAA of the Pseudomonas vanderleydeniana genome contains:
- a CDS encoding heavy metal translocating P-type ATPase, which produces MTTPLPCYHCALPVPSGSRFTAAVLGETREFCCPGCQAVAEAIVAGGLEHYYSHRSETSANPDALPVQLPDELALYDRADVQQPFVRHDGELAETTLLIEGISCAACGWLIEKHLRNLPAVAEARLNLSNHRLQVSWSDSQLPLSSLLAELRQIGYAAHPYQPDRASEQLASENRKSLRQLGVAGLLWFQAMMATMATWPEFNIDLSPELHVILRWVALFLTTPIVFYSCAPFFRGALRDLRTRHLTMDVSVSLAIGSAYCAGIWTSITGVGELYFDAVGMFALFLLAGRYLERRARERTAAATAQLVNLLPASCLRLQADGQSERILLDELRLGDQVLVHPGAVLPADGRILQGQSSIDESLLTGEYLPQPRGPGDTVTAGTLNVEGALTVEILALGQDTRLSAIVRLLERAQSEKPRLAEIADRASQWFLLLSLIAAAAIGLLWWQVDAQRAFWIVLAMLVATCPCALSLATPTALTAATGTLHKLGLLLTRGHVLEGLNQIDTVIFDKTGTLTEGRLALRAIHPLGTLDSERCLALAAALENRSEHPIAKAFGRAPQAAEDVQSTPGSGLEGQVGELTLRIGRADFVCALSGCAIPPSPDAAGQWLLLGDRQGALAWFVLDDRLRSDAPDLLEACRARGWRTLLLSGDSSPMVADVARQLGIDEARGGLGPDDKLQVLKQLQLQGRKVLMLGDGVNDVPVLAAADISVAMGSATDLAKTSADAVLLSNRLDALVQAFDLARRTRRVIIENLAWAALYNGLMLPFAALGWITPVWAAVGMSISSLTVVLNALRLTRLPASKADHALTETRPQPA
- a CDS encoding sulfite exporter TauE/SafE family protein yields the protein MLELAPLLVSAVILGLLGGGHCLGMCGGLMGALTLAIPREQRARRLRLLLAYNLGRVLSYAAAGLLTGLAGWAVASSPAATALRVLAGLLLITMGLYLAGWWSGLTRLESLGRGLWRQIQPIANRLLPVSTLPRALLLGALWGWLPCGLVYSTLLWAASRGNALDSALLMLAFGLGTWPVLLATGLAAERVTALLRKRSVRLGGGLLVMLFGLWTLPGPHQHWLMGH
- a CDS encoding FixH family protein; its protein translation is MSVATATSPWYKHLWPWIIIGILACSVTLTLSMVTIAVKNPDNLVNDNYYEAGKGINRSLDRELLAQSLKMRANVHFDEVTGEVDLRLSGDSQPATLELNLISPTQPEKDRKVSLNRSQTEQGRYIGQLNDRIEGRRFVELLGTQGDKTWRLFEEEQVSQDRDVLLGDEPLKGAEDLDN
- the ccoS gene encoding cbb3-type cytochrome oxidase assembly protein CcoS → MPALYVMIPAALLIVAIAVYIFFWAVDSGQYDDLDGPAHSILFDDQDPNHKAAIDEADGTASDHDRRTPPHA
- the ccoG gene encoding cytochrome c oxidase accessory protein CcoG encodes the protein MSNQIPVHDVTPPAKKPNNTVDLYASREKIYTRAFTGLFRNLRMAGGALLFLLYFGTVWLDWGGHQAVWWNLPERKFFIFGATFWPQDFILLSGMLIIAAFGLFFITVYAGRIWCGYTCPQSVWTWIFMWCEKVTEGDRNQRIKLDKAPMSANKFLRKFSKHSLWLLIGFVTGMTFVGYFSPIRQLVIDFFTGQADGWSYFWVGFFTLATYGNAGWLREQVCIYMCPYARFQSVMFDKDTLIVSYDPRRGESRGPRKKGADYKAQGLGDCIDCTMCVQVCPTGIDIRDGLQIECIGCAACIDACDSIMDKMEYPRGLISYTTEHNLSGQKTHKLRPRLIGYAVVLLAMISLLITAFLMRPLVGFDVSKDRVLYRENAEGRIENVYSLKIMNKDQRDHTYVLDAAGLPDLRLQGRREIRVPAGEIFSMPVELSSSPDQLPSSTNEVKFILKDADDDSVHVEAKSRFIGPQIR